One Nocardia huaxiensis genomic window, GGGGGCGACGCGGGTGGAATTGGGGTCGGGGCTGTCGGTGGGTGGGCTCACCCCGGGCGCCGGCCTGATCGAGGCGGCGCTCGAGGGCGCGGCGGATACCCAGGTGCATGTGCTGATCCGGCCGCGACCCGGGGACTTCCGGTATTCGGAGGACGAGGTCGCCGTCATGCGGCGGGATATCGCGCGGGCGCGGGCGCTCGGGGCGCACGGGGTCGTGGCCGGGGTGCTCGATGCGGAGGGGAATGTGGATCGGGACGCGAACGCGGCATTGATCGAGGCGGCGGACGGCATGGAGGTGACATTTCATCGGGCGTTCGATGTGTGCACGGACCCGTTCGCGGGATTCGACCGTGTGCGGGAACTGGGATTCACGCGATTGCTGACCTCGGGACGGCAGGTGTCGGTACTGGACGGGGCGGGGCTGATCGGGCAGCTGGTGAATCTGGCGGACGGGCGGATCCAGGTGATGGCGTGCGGCGGGCTGCGGGCCGACAATGCGCGGCGGGTGCTGGAACTGACCGGCGTGCGGGATCTACATGCGGCGGTGCGGCTTCCGGTGCCGGGGCTGCCGGAGACCGAGTCGGAGGTGTCCTTCGCGGAGGTGGGCGCGCCCAGCGGGTTCGATCACTTCGAAACCGATGCGGCGGGGGTCGGCGCCCTGTGCGAGACCGTGCGGAATT contains:
- a CDS encoding copper homeostasis protein CutC, which produces MTDARAVRVEIAVESAEGVRIAAAAGATRVELGSGLSVGGLTPGAGLIEAALEGAADTQVHVLIRPRPGDFRYSEDEVAVMRRDIARARALGAHGVVAGVLDAEGNVDRDANAALIEAADGMEVTFHRAFDVCTDPFAGFDRVRELGFTRLLTSGRQVSVLDGAGLIGQLVNLADGRIQVMACGGLRADNARRVLELTGVRDLHAAVRLPVPGLPETESEVSFAEVGAPSGFDHFETDAAGVGALCETVRNCL